GCTCGTCCCCCTCCACCCCGAGCCCCTCGGCCGCGGTGTAGAGCTCGTTGACGGAATCCCACGCCTTGTCGATCGAGTCGGTGACCCCCGCCGCGTACTCCTCGGCATGGACCTTCCAGGCCGCCCACATGAACTCGGCCAGCCAGGCGTGATCGTCCCGGATCTCGCCCCCGGCAACCGCACGAAAATGCAGATGAATACTCACAGCCACACCCCCACCTGGACGGCCCGCCCCTCGGACCACCCGCCCAGACCCTACGCACCCCCACTGAACGCTGGGCCGTGCCGGCTCGGGCCCCTACAGCTCGGGCCAGGTGTGCGGCTCGATGTAAACGTGCTCCCCACGGAAGAACCAGTCCGCCAGATCCGTGAGCCGCTCGATGCACGCGTCGAAGTACTCCGCCGGCTCCGGCCGGGGGAAGTGGGGGTGCGCCGTCCAGGAGGGAACGTCCGTGGCGACGTGGTAGTACCCCTCCGCCAGCCACCGAGGAAGCTCCTCGGCGCCCTGCGAGCGTTCACACACGGCGCGCATGGCCTTCTCCAGCCTCGTAAAGCCGTCCCGGTCCCAGACGAGATCGCTTCGCAACCCCAGCAGGAAGCTCCCGGGCTCAGACCGGAACTCGTGCTCCAGGGTCTTCAAAGCTTCGTCCATGCCAGGCATGGTGCCAGGCCACCCAGCCGGCGACGCGCGCCTGCTGATCGGCGCGTGCGGCACGGCCGTGATCATGCGAAAGGGCCAGCCCGAGGGCACCAAGCCCCTGAACTGGCCCTTGGCCATGTGCCCCCGGCAGGATTCGAACCTGCGACACCCGCTTTAGGAGTTCGATCGGGCGCGCTCCCATGCACGTCCACCCGCGCGCCGACGTACCGCTGCCGACCACTCAACGCTGCGCCGGTCCACTGTCGTTGATGTCAGCTGGAGATGTCAGGTGGGATGGCTGCATGGCACGCATCGAGGCTGATCCGTAGCTCCAGCCGGATCGGTCAGGCATGGCTATTCCGGGCGCTACGGGGCCCATGCGGGACGCTACCGGACGGGGGAGGTTGCTGGGGTTGCGGTGCGCGGCTGCTGTACCGCAACGGTTCGCTTACTCCGCCGCGTAGGCGCTCGTGAAGTAGTCGAGCTCCGGATCAGGCGGCCCGCACCGCAGGATCGCGTCCACCGCCGGCCAGACCTCGACCGGTACGGCGTAGCAGTAGAGCATCCAGGCGTCATCCGCATCCGGCTTGATCACTTCCCGAAGCCGCAGAATCTGCTCGCGTCTGATGGGGTACTTGGTGCGCAGGAACTCGTCCGCCTTGCTGTACCCCTCCAGGACCCAGACGACCTTCGGTTCTTCAGTAGACATCCCCTGATCGTATGACCGGGAGAGCTCTGGAGCTCCCCGCAGCACCCGCCGATCTCCGCGCCATCTGGCACGGCTGCGACGTCTGGAAGTGGGCAGAGCTAGCGTCCCCCTGGGCGATGCGTCACACGTACCCTCGGCACCATGGATGCCTCATGGACGGCCCTGATCGCTGCCGGCTCGGCTGTTGTGGCCAGCGCAACGACTGGCTGGTTCACTACGGTCGCTGCGAGGACACAAGCCCGCTTGAATCGTGAGATGCAGGTTGCCCAACTTCGCCATGCGCAGGTCGAGCACAGATACCAGCAGCGCCGTCAGGCATACGCTGACTTTGCGAAGGCCGCTGGAGTTCTGCACAGCAGGCTTGGCGACATGGTCGCCGTTGCTGGCGACTCGGCTGCATTCTCTCTGCTGCTGGACGAGGCGCGGGCAGAGCGGGCGATGCTCATGAGTGCGATGCACGTGGCTGCCCTGGAGGGACCACCGCCGGTTGGAGTTGCTGTGCGTCAGCTCTACGAAGCGATAAACGCCTTCTGGAGTGCAACTCGTCGACTCAATGACGCTGTGTGCTCCGGCGATCCTGCCCACGTGGCAGAGCATCGAACTTTGATGAACCAGAGCCGCGCGGATGCACGGAGCAGCCGTGACGCCTTCGTGGAGGCGGCACAGGAGGCCCTCAATCCTTCGGTCAACGTGGTCATATAGGTGGGTCGATCCGACCTGCTGACGAACCGAAGAGGCTCATGTCGGTTGCGGTCCGGGTGGTGGCGCCGCTAGCGACTGATGGGAACCTCGTAGACGATTTCGCATAGCGCGGCGGGCACGACGATGTCCGCCGTCTCCACGGGCCGCCCCTCGTCGCTGTAGTACGTCCGCCGGATGTGCGTGACGAGTGCGGCCTTCTGGATCCCGAGAAGTGATGCCTCCTCGGCGGTGGCCTGCCGCGGCTCGGGCTGCTCGACGGCATGGCTGATCGTGACGCCGATCTCGGCCATCCGGTTCACGACGCCGGCCCCGGCGTGGGGCCCGCCCTCGGGAAGGACGACGAGGGTCCCGCCGGTGAGGTCGTACGGCTCCCAACTCGTCGACAACTGCACGGGTCGCCCGTCGGCGAGGAACTCGTACACGGTCCGGACGCACAGCTCGCCCTCACCGATCCCGAGCCGTGCAGCGATCTCCGCCGGCGCGGGGACCTTCGCATCGGTCCGGCTCTCCCAGCCGCCATTGCGTCCCACGGCCTTCATGTCGGCCCGGAACGGCGACCCGTCGGGCTGCTCGCGCGCCGCGGACCGAACCATCCGCACCCGCTGTCGTGGCTCCGCCACGTACGTCCCTGACCCGGCTCGCCCTTCCAACACACCCTGGGAGATCAACAGCTCCTGGGCCCGCCGGACGACGTTCTCGCCCACCCCGCACTCCTGGGCGATCTGGGCGCGTGAGGGCAGCCGGTCTCCAGGAGTCCACTCGTGCTCCGCGATCCGCTGCCGCAGTACGTCGGCGATGCGGAGATAGGGCGGCTGCTCAGGCATATGGAAAATCTAGTCCACTAGCTCTAATCTAGTTAACTAGCTTCACTGAAAGTGATCGCGGTGACGGAGGCTGCCCTGTGCCTGCTCCAGAAGTAAGCGCGGGGCTGATCGCCGCCCGGTTGTCCGCCGTCGGGCTCACCGCACGCGTGGAGGAGCACGCCCGACACACGTCGATCGAGGCGGAGGTACCGGAATCCCTCCCCGCCGAGACATGGCGGGAGGTCCTAGAAGTGGTGGCGGGGGCCGATCGATTCGGACTCGTCGCCAGCAGCGCGAACGGCCGCACCTTATGGGCCGCCGTACACAAAGCGGTCCCCGCGACGGGCGATGTCCGGGGACCTGGCCATCAGCGATAGGAGCTGATCAGCGTGTTCAACCGTATCCGCCGCGCCGTAGCGCGCACCAGAAGGCGGCACCTCCCGGGCCGGCATTGCCGCCCCTTAACGCCCACCCGACAGACGGTCGTTCACCTCGGTGCCGCCAACTGGCATCGCGACCGCATGGACGTCCTCGCAGGCGAGGAGACCGCACTCGTCCGCCCGTACGTCCTGGCCTCGGAGGAACGCGCTCGACGGCGTTCGATGACCGTTCCGCATGACCTCTCCGCGTACGCCTGGTTCGTGCCGGCGGAGGCCCACTGATGCCCGCCCGGCAGCAGCCTCGCGCAACGCACATGAGTGCAGTCCCGTACCGGTCGAGCTCATGCCGGATCGGTACGCACGGCGAGTGCGCCCAGTCCTCTCCTGCCACAGCTCCGATCGGCGTCCCCGTGGTCCACGAAGCGTGCGACTGCTCCTGCCACACGGCCGACCCGGCCTCGCTGAGGGAGGTGCCCCAGTGAGGGGATGGGCACCCGGCGGCGCACTGGCCACCAACGTCGAGATCACGACGGCCAACGTCCAGCGCGGCGACGTCATCCAGGTCGGCGGCCAGCCATGCCGCGTAGCCGACCTCTTCCAACTGCCCGGCGGCGCAAAGCGACTCATCTTCGAGTCGGGCGAACTCCTGACCATGCACCGCAGAACCCGCCTCATCGCGCTGCGCATGCAGAGGCAATGGTGATTTCAGCCATGGCCTCCCGCCGCCACGCCATCGCCGACGACCTCCGCATCCAAATCTCCGCCGGTCGCATCAAGGCCGGCACCCGACTCCCGTCTGAGGCACAGCTCGCCGAGCGCTATGCAGTCAGCACACCGACCCTGAGGAACGCCCTCGCACTCCTCCAGGGCGAAGGGCTAGTGGAAAAGATCCACGGCAAGGGCAACTTCGTCCGCCACCCTCTCCGCAGAATCACGTACGTAGGTGGCGGCCGCCCGTCCCACACCCAGTTCCCGGCCGAAGCACCGCTGCGCCTCAGCATCCGCACCACGAACCTTCGCGCGCGTGGGCACCTGACGGCCCTGCTGGGGGTGCGGACAAGGAGCCCACTGACCGAGTTCCTCTGCCTCAGCCACGAGGGAGGTTCGCCGCACAGCCTGGCCCGCATCTACGTCCCCCGCGACCTGGCGCCGGCTGACATGCCGAGCGAGTCACCCGGGTGCATGGAAGTGGAAGCCAGGCTGGCAGAGCTCCGCCCACCACTGGCTGAGATCCGAGAGAAGGTCAGCTCCCGCCTCCCGACGCCAGAGGAAGCGGCAATGCTCCGCATCAACTCAACCCTGGCCGTCCTCGCGATCAACCGGGTGGCAGCCGACGCGACCGGCCGCGTCGTGGAGGCCGCGCTCCTGGTGCTCCCTGCTGACCGCGCAGACGCACTCTTCACCACCCACCCCACAACCGAAGAGAGTGGAATGAAAGGATGACTCCTCACAACGAACTGCGCCTCCTCCCGTGGTCAGGCTCGGACGGTAAACCCTGCTTCCTGAGCACAGACGACAGCAACGGCCACCTATCCCGCTTGGCCGACAACACCGAAGCGATCCAACTCGGCCTGGTCTCCGAGCTCCTGGACCACGCGTTAGATGTGCTGGGCGACGATGCGCTCGCTCCGGCAGATCTTCGACTCCTGGCAGAGAAGCTGACCGGAGCCCTGCGAAACACTCTCCGCGTAGCCACAAGCCGAGGCCACCGCCTGTCAGCACCAGACTCGGCTGGTCATGACGGCGACGATGAGGGTCCTCGACTGCCAGCAGCAGCCTTCGGCTAGCAGCAACGCACATCCCAACGGCAGGGGAGCCCCGGATGGAGTCAGGAGCTCCCCTGTCGTTGGCGCACGATTCCGGAGGGCCCAAGCTCCTTGCCTTTTCCGCACGCCAGAAGGGACCTGGGCCACAAAGGAGGCGTTGTCGGCGGGCCCCAGGCAACGCCAGTGCCAGCGGCGGCCCAGAATGTTCTGGAGTCCTGAAGGTGCTCACCCGGGTGTGGACAGGCCGAGATGCCCCCGCAACCCCCTGGCAGGACCTGTCCAGCACAGCGAGCAGCCCACAGTGCACTTACGACTGTGGTGCGAGACGTTGGCGCGCGTGACATGTTGGGCCGAATGGTTGTCTGGCTGGCCGAGTCCACTTGCGACCCGTCAGCGGTGGTTCAAGGTTGGAGGCCGTCTTGACAGCACCGCGTGTTTGCACGCACCAGCCAGGTACGCAGGTGCTTGGTCTCGTCAGACGCGAGACGCATCACCACAGTGCGTGACATCCTGACTAGCGACGGCAGGAGGAGGAACATGGCAACCGGACTAGATTCAAGCCCCAGCGCGACGACTTTCACGCTTGAAGAGCTAGTTAATAGGGCCTGGAATGGTCAAGTACGCGTTCCTCACTTTCAGCGTGACTTCAGGTGGAGTCAACGCGATGTTATCCGTCTTTTCGATAGCATTGTGAAGGGCTATCCAATTGGCAGCCTTTTGATGTGGTTGCGACCTGCACGAAAGGAACTTGTGCGACTCGGCTCCATGAGCATCGAAGCCCAAGAGGCAAGTCAAGCCCTTTGGGTTGTCGATGGTCAGCAGCGCATCGTCAGTCTTGCAAATGCATTGAGCGATAACAGGCCTCCCGATGAGCGATTCGATCTCGCTTACGACCTGCGCGATAAGGAGTTCGTTCCGCTACCTGCACGATCGGAACCTCACATCGTTCCGCTGCCCGTCATCTTTGATCTAACTCGCCTAATTAGATGGTTTGCAGAGAACCCGGAGGTATCGGATCGACTCGATCAAGCATCTCGCCTTACTACCGTGATTCGACAGTTCTCGGTGCCTGCTTACCAGGTGGACAAAGGAGATGCCACCGTACTGCAGGACATCTTTGACAGGATGAATAACTACGGAAAGAGGTTGAGCCGGGCAGAAGTGTTCTCTGCTCTCTTTGCCGGCAGCGAGGAAGACAGTGAATCTACCCTCACATTGGACCTAATCTCACAGCATGTCTCTGACGCTACGGGATTTGGGTTGATTGACTCAGACACCGTATTGCGCGCCGTACTCGCACGCAGGGGGCCAAATCCTAGCCGCGAGATCCGAGTCGAGTTCAGTGAATCAAGCCGCAGAGAGGCCGTCGAATTCCCTTCTGAGGGACGCGATGAAGCGTTTCGACTTGGAGAGGAGGCACTCCTTAGGTCGGTCAGCTTCCTTAAGGAGGAGGTCGGAGTACCCCATTTTAGCCTCCTTGCATATCGCTATCTACTTGTGGTGCTAGCGCGAGTTTTTGGGCACTTTCCTAATCCTGACGAAAGGAACTTGCAGCTTCTTCGTCGATGGTATTGGTCGGCCGCAGTTGTAGGACCTGAGATCTTTAAGGGAAGCGCAACCGGTGCCATGCGGGCGTTGTGTGTAAAGGTCAGGCGAGGTGATCTCACGGGCTCCATCCAAGGGCTAATCGAAGCAGTCGACCGTCCTCACACGCAGTTGCCTGATATTAAGAAATTTAGAACTAATACAGGCTCGGCTAAGCTCACTCTATGCGCCTGGTGGGAATCCCATCCTCGCTCTCTCATTACCGGAGATATTTTCGAGCATACCGTGATCTCCGAATTCCTGGCCGATCGAGGAACCGCAGCGGAGGCGGTTCCCTATATCATCAGCCGATCAGGGCTGCCTGAAAAATATCGGATGTGGGCCGCCAACCGGTTGCTCTTGCCGACCGAAGAAGTGCCGTCAAATGAACTTGTCGATCTCATCTCGAATCGCCCAATTCAAATTGATGAGACGGTCTGGATGAATGTCCTTCGCTCGCACCAACTCGATGAAAAGATCTCGAATCTGCTGGCCTCTGGCCAGGTGATCGATTTCCTCGAGGCTCGACAGGAGTTGCTTGAGGCGAACTTGAAGACATTTCTCCAGCGACGCTGCGAATGGGGTTTCGAGAATACGCCACCCCTCGATGAATTCGAAATTGAGGACCTATACGGCTTCGACCCAGAAGATACCTCGCTCACCGGTCGGGAAAACGGAGAAAGTGAATGAGTGTCAATGAGAGGCGCCATGCCGTTTACCTATACAACCGGAGAGTCGGCACGATAAGTCAGCGCGGCGATTACACCCGGTTCATTTTCACTGAACGGTACCTGGAGGATCCGAACCGCCCAGTCCTCGGGTTGAGGTTTGAGGAGCAGCTGAGGGATTCGATTACATCTGCGCTGCGACTACCTCCCTGGTTTTCAAATCTGCTACCTGAAGGCGTGTTGCGGCGCTGGATCGCAGACGACAGAAAAGTCTCCCCAGACCGTGAAATGGAACTGCTCGCGCAAGTCGGGCACGACCTGCCTGGGGCTGTACGGGTTATCGAGCTTCCTGAAGAAGACGACGAATCCGACTGGAATTTCGACAAAGACACACCCTCCATCATGCCCCAAGGATCCGCTAAGCACGTAGAATGGCGTTTTTCGCTAGCGGGTGTAGGATTGAAATTTTCTATGCTACGAAATGGGGACCGCCTAACGTTGCCAGCCTTCGGCGAGGGGGGAGATTGGATTGTTAAACTTCCAGACCCTGACTATCCTAACGTTCCTCATAACGAGTTCGCGATGATGCGTCTTGCCAGCGCTGCTGGCCTAGAAGTCCCGGATACGCAACTAGTTCACCGGGACGCCATTCAGGGTCTTCCGTCTCACGTATGGCGTGGTCGCGAAGAGTGGGCCTACGCCGTCAGGAGGTTCGACCGTGACGACAGTCGCAGACGCATCCATATCGAAGATCTGGCTCAAGTTCGATCCTTTTACCCGGATGATAAGTACAACGGGAACTTCGAGACGGTCGCCGCGTTGATCTATCGCGGTAGGGATCTTCAGGCACTTCAAGAATTTACGCGACGACTCGCATTCAACATCCTTATTTCCAATGGGGATGCTCACCTGAAGAACTGGTCATTGATCTACCGGAATCCCCGGATCCCCACTTTGTCGCCAGCTTACGACCTCGTTTCTACTGAATTCTATCGGGTTGACGAGAAGCCAGAAAATCTGGGATTGAAATTCGGTGGGAGTAGGAGATTCGACACCGTCAATCTAGGTCTATTTAGGAGGCTGCAAGCTCGACTCAATGTCAGCCCCGCAGATCTTCCGGAGACGGTTTTCGAGGTTGTCGAGCGGGTCAACTTGCTATGGCGTGAGCATCGGGACCTTCTATCCGTTAATCCAGAGCTGGAAAGTTCCGTTGGTGCGAGCATCACGGAACGGCGCAAATCCCTCCTCAGGGTTTGACCGGGTCGGTCGGGGGCCTTCCCCTTGATGCGCGGTCGGTGGAGCGGCTTTGGGCTGGAGCTGCTTTGGCGCGAGTGATCATGGCCCCGTAAGCTTCCGGCGCGTCGGGCAGTCTGTGGACCTGCCCGCTCAAGCACGACGTGGGGCCATGATCTTCGAGGCTCGCGCCAAAGTGGCTGCCTAAAGCCGTGGAGCCGACCGCCCCAGCCATAGAGAGGTTCACCACCCATCAACCCGAGCTGTCAGGCGTGCGGCTGGCGGCTGGGCCGGAGCGGGGCGCAGACAGGAGCGGCGGCCCGGACGACGGGCCGCACGCGCCGCGCCGTGCGCGGCGAGTGCCCTTGATGAAGTAGAGAAACTCTTACCGCACGCGTCCGCTGGGGCCTCAGAGGGCGATCGAACGGTAGGCCACGGCCTTGTCTACGACCTGTTCGACAGTCAGTTCGGTGAGGTCCAATAGATGTAGTCGCTGATGTGTGGGCAGACCAAGCCGCGTTCAAGGGCGTCCAGCATCTCGCCCCACTCTTCCTCGTCGGTCCCCTCGGCGTTCATGAGGCGCTCGACGAGGGAGATCGCTTCCTCGCGGCTCATCGTCCGGACCGGTTCCACGCTCACTGCTGTGCGATCAGCCGGCGGCCGTCGTGGCTGCGGACGTGAGGGCCCGCTCCGTCCAGCGCGTCCAGAAGCCTGATCGCGTAGACCTCGGCCATCCGTTCCTCGACCTCTGCCGGCGTGAGCCAGTCGACCGCGGTGGACTCCTCCGAGGTGCGCTCGGCGCCGCCTGAGGGCTTGCAGCGGAAGACTAGGGCGACGATGCCTCGGGTCGTGTTCTTGTAGACGCCGGTCAGCTCGTCTACCTCGACCTGGATGCCCGTTTCCTCGAAGACCTCGCGGACTACGCCAGCTTCTGGGGCCTCGGTCAGTTCGAGGACTCCGCCCGGGAGCTCCCAAGTTCCGTTGTCCGCTCGGCGGATCGCCAGAAGGCGTCCGTCTTCGCGTACGACCGCCCCGGCCACCGACACGGAGTGCAGTGGCGTTGACTGGGCTTCGCGCGCGCTGTTACTCATGTACAGGAGCATAGGAGAGTGGGTAGGACTGTGGGAACTCCAGTGGGAGGCGATAGGGCGGTACCTCGGTACGTGCAGATCGCGGACGAGATCGTTCAGCAGATCCGGGCCGGCGTGCTGAAGCCTGGCGACATGGTGCCGAGTGAGTCGGAGCTCGTTGCGCGCTACGGCGTCGCCGGGGGGACCATCCGTAAGGCCATGGTCGAGGTCCGGGCCAGTGGTCTCGTGGACACCCGGCACGGCAAGGGCTCGATCGTGAAGGATCGGCCGCCCGTGCGGCTCCGCTCGTCTGATCGTTTCCGTGCCTCGCACCGTCGTGGCGGTAAGGCCGCGTACCTTGCCGAGTCCGAGCAGTCCGGGGCCACGGCGAAGGTGAGCGTGCTCTACATAGGACCCATGGAGGCGCCCGCGGACATCGCCGAGCGGCTGGGTGTCGAGGCCGGCACGCAGGTGCTCGCTCGCCGGCGGCTGTACTTCCGGAACGGGACGCCCGTCGAGACTGCGTCCTCGTACTTGCCGTGGGATGTCGTCAAGGACATCCCCGAGCTGTTCGCCGAGAACCCCGGTCCTGGCGGCATCTATGCCCGTCTCGAAGACCACGGGCACACCTTCGCCGAGTTCGTGGAGACGCTCCAAGCGCGGCCGGCCACCAAGGCTGAAGCCTCGGAACTCGCCCTGAGCCCGGGTGCCCCCGTGATCCACCTGCTTCGCGACGCGGTGACGAAGACGGGTCGCGTCGTGGAGGTGTGTGACACCCTCATGGCCGCTGACCAGTTCGTTTTCCAGTACCGGATCCCTGCGACCGACTGACGCTCGCTCAACTTCCCACAGCCCGCCGCGCGTTCTTCTTCGCGGCGGGTTGACTCATGTACAGGAGTCGTGCACTCTTCTTCCTGTTACTCATATACATGAGTGACGGAGTGCAGCATCTATAGAGGAGTGACTCCTGTGCGTCTCATCCCTGTCGACACCTCCAGCGCGCTCGTGATGGTGGCCCAGCCGCCGGCCCCGAAGATCGCGAACCGTCAGACCGGCGAGATCGCGACCGACCGCGAGACCGGTGCCACGCTGATGACGGTCGACGTCATGTTCGTGATGGACGGCAACGCCGAGATCCTGAACCTGGTCGTCCCGCAGACCGGTATCGGCGGTGAGCTGGCCATGGGCACCCCGGTCGCCCTGACCGGCGTCGTCGCCCGGCCGTGGGAGAACGAGTTCAACGGCCAGAAGCGGCACGGCATCAGCTTCCGTGCGGTTGCCGTCACCCCGCTGTCCGCTGCGAAGGCGGCATGACCGTGAACGCGACCGCCTTAACGGTCACGCTGGCGCTGGTTGCCGCGGGTGCGCTGCTGCTGCGGTGGCAGCGTCCGGCCTGGTACTGGATGACCTTCGGCGTCACGTTCGCCGTGGTGCGGTTGTTGGTCCGGTACTCGTCGGTCATGGATGCGTGCGGGCTGACCGTCCCGCCCTCCCGTCTCCGCCTCGCAGTCGCTCGGATCACGAACCAACCCGTCCCCCAGTCCCGGGCGCCCCGGATCCTGCGGCTGCGGCCGACCCGGACCGGGCTGGTGCTGCGGGTGAAGCTGCGGCCTGGTCAGGACGCTTTCGACTTCTCCGCCGCCTCGGACCGGCTGCGGCACTCGTTCGTCATGCAGAACGTCACGGCCCGGGAGATCCGGTCGGGTGTGGTCGAGCTGCGGATGACCGGCTACGACGTCCTCAAACGGGTGCAGATGCCCGCGGCCTCCGATGTCGGTCCGATGCGGGTCCCGGTGGCCATGCGGGAGGACGG
This sequence is a window from Streptomyces sp. HUAS YS2. Protein-coding genes within it:
- a CDS encoding DUF7683 domain-containing protein, with protein sequence MSTEEPKVVWVLEGYSKADEFLRTKYPIRREQILRLREVIKPDADDAWMLYCYAVPVEVWPAVDAILRCGPPDPELDYFTSAYAAE
- a CDS encoding GntR family transcriptional regulator; amino-acid sequence: MPEQPPYLRIADVLRQRIAEHEWTPGDRLPSRAQIAQECGVGENVVRRAQELLISQGVLEGRAGSGTYVAEPRQRVRMVRSAAREQPDGSPFRADMKAVGRNGGWESRTDAKVPAPAEIAARLGIGEGELCVRTVYEFLADGRPVQLSTSWEPYDLTGGTLVVLPEGGPHAGAGVVNRMAEIGVTISHAVEQPEPRQATAEEASLLGIQKAALVTHIRRTYYSDEGRPVETADIVVPAALCEIVYEVPISR
- a CDS encoding GntR family transcriptional regulator, translated to MASRRHAIADDLRIQISAGRIKAGTRLPSEAQLAERYAVSTPTLRNALALLQGEGLVEKIHGKGNFVRHPLRRITYVGGGRPSHTQFPAEAPLRLSIRTTNLRARGHLTALLGVRTRSPLTEFLCLSHEGGSPHSLARIYVPRDLAPADMPSESPGCMEVEARLAELRPPLAEIREKVSSRLPTPEEAAMLRINSTLAVLAINRVAADATGRVVEAALLVLPADRADALFTTHPTTEESGMKG
- a CDS encoding DUF262 domain-containing protein, translating into MATGLDSSPSATTFTLEELVNRAWNGQVRVPHFQRDFRWSQRDVIRLFDSIVKGYPIGSLLMWLRPARKELVRLGSMSIEAQEASQALWVVDGQQRIVSLANALSDNRPPDERFDLAYDLRDKEFVPLPARSEPHIVPLPVIFDLTRLIRWFAENPEVSDRLDQASRLTTVIRQFSVPAYQVDKGDATVLQDIFDRMNNYGKRLSRAEVFSALFAGSEEDSESTLTLDLISQHVSDATGFGLIDSDTVLRAVLARRGPNPSREIRVEFSESSRREAVEFPSEGRDEAFRLGEEALLRSVSFLKEEVGVPHFSLLAYRYLLVVLARVFGHFPNPDERNLQLLRRWYWSAAVVGPEIFKGSATGAMRALCVKVRRGDLTGSIQGLIEAVDRPHTQLPDIKKFRTNTGSAKLTLCAWWESHPRSLITGDIFEHTVISEFLADRGTAAEAVPYIISRSGLPEKYRMWAANRLLLPTEEVPSNELVDLISNRPIQIDETVWMNVLRSHQLDEKISNLLASGQVIDFLEARQELLEANLKTFLQRRCEWGFENTPPLDEFEIEDLYGFDPEDTSLTGRENGESE
- a CDS encoding type II toxin-antitoxin system HipA family toxin, which codes for MSVNERRHAVYLYNRRVGTISQRGDYTRFIFTERYLEDPNRPVLGLRFEEQLRDSITSALRLPPWFSNLLPEGVLRRWIADDRKVSPDREMELLAQVGHDLPGAVRVIELPEEDDESDWNFDKDTPSIMPQGSAKHVEWRFSLAGVGLKFSMLRNGDRLTLPAFGEGGDWIVKLPDPDYPNVPHNEFAMMRLASAAGLEVPDTQLVHRDAIQGLPSHVWRGREEWAYAVRRFDRDDSRRRIHIEDLAQVRSFYPDDKYNGNFETVAALIYRGRDLQALQEFTRRLAFNILISNGDAHLKNWSLIYRNPRIPTLSPAYDLVSTEFYRVDEKPENLGLKFGGSRRFDTVNLGLFRRLQARLNVSPADLPETVFEVVERVNLLWREHRDLLSVNPELESSVGASITERRKSLLRV
- a CDS encoding NUDIX hydrolase, whose product is MLLYMSNSAREAQSTPLHSVSVAGAVVREDGRLLAIRRADNGTWELPGGVLELTEAPEAGVVREVFEETGIQVEVDELTGVYKNTTRGIVALVFRCKPSGGAERTSEESTAVDWLTPAEVEERMAEVYAIRLLDALDGAGPHVRSHDGRRLIAQQ
- a CDS encoding GntR family transcriptional regulator, which translates into the protein MQIADEIVQQIRAGVLKPGDMVPSESELVARYGVAGGTIRKAMVEVRASGLVDTRHGKGSIVKDRPPVRLRSSDRFRASHRRGGKAAYLAESEQSGATAKVSVLYIGPMEAPADIAERLGVEAGTQVLARRRLYFRNGTPVETASSYLPWDVVKDIPELFAENPGPGGIYARLEDHGHTFAEFVETLQARPATKAEASELALSPGAPVIHLLRDAVTKTGRVVEVCDTLMAADQFVFQYRIPATD